From Arachis stenosperma cultivar V10309 chromosome 2, arast.V10309.gnm1.PFL2, whole genome shotgun sequence, one genomic window encodes:
- the LOC130961903 gene encoding TMV resistance protein N-like → MSSTSRSTPNPRWIYDVFLNFRGRDTRAIFVSHLYNSLTNAGIYVFKDNEELPLGGQISESLLQAIQVSNIAIIVFSRNYGNSKWCLKELEKIMDCRRTKRQVVIPVFYNIDPSDVGYQKGAFGKAFQQLRKRVSNHEIRVWEKILGEASKLSGFHLNNSRFSCVDKNIRGLPIFKTLTRK, encoded by the exons ATGTCATCCACATCCAGAAGCACTCCCAACCCAAGATGGATCTACGATGTGTTCTTGAATTTCAGGGGCAGAGACACTCGTGCAATATTCGTTTCTCATCTATACAACTCTCTCACAAATGCAGGGATTTATGTTTTCAAGGATAACGAGGAGCTTCCCCTGGGAGGGCAGATCTCTGAGTCACTTTTACAAGCAATCCAAGTTTCTAACATCGCTATTATTGTTTTCTCAAGAAACTATGGGAACTCAAAATGGTGTCTAAAAGAGCTGGAGAAAATCATGGACTGTCGCAGAACCAAACGTCAGGTGGTGATCCCCGTTTTCTATAACATAGATCCTTCAGATGTTGGTTACCAGAAGGGCGCGTTTGGGAAAGCTTTTCAACAACTTAGGAAAAGAGTCTCAAACCATGAAATCAGAGTCTGGGAGAAAATTCTCGGTGAAGCTAGCAAATTGTCCGGATTTCATCTGAATAATTCCAG ATTTTCGTGCGTCGATAAGAATATTCGTGGCCTTCCAATTTTCAAGACGTTGACCCGAAAATAA